From one Pseudomonadales bacterium genomic stretch:
- a CDS encoding SIS domain-containing protein — MESRVIDFFHQSIEAKMSCGERVAPAIVAASRLVTERLLQENKVFSCGNGVCGPLAAIFTQCLSLRHRIERPGLPALNLSAEASTLSAIAEQHSSEIFSRQLRTLGVPGDVLVIFSTGSNASSLVQAIQTAHDRDMFVVSFTTDGDQDLAALLTNNDITISANNAEPHRATEIHLLGLFSVCELIDQQLFGGAG; from the coding sequence ATGGAATCGCGAGTCATTGATTTTTTCCACCAGAGCATCGAGGCGAAAATGTCTTGCGGTGAACGGGTGGCACCCGCCATTGTCGCGGCCAGTCGACTGGTGACTGAGCGATTATTGCAAGAGAACAAGGTATTCAGCTGCGGCAATGGTGTCTGCGGCCCCCTGGCCGCTATTTTTACACAATGTCTGTCACTCCGGCATCGCATTGAAAGACCAGGGCTTCCTGCATTGAACCTGTCAGCAGAGGCTTCTACCCTGAGCGCCATCGCAGAGCAGCACAGCAGCGAAATTTTCAGCAGACAATTGCGCACCCTTGGTGTACCTGGCGACGTGCTGGTCATTTTCAGCACTGGCAGTAACGCATCCAGTCTGGTGCAAGCGATTCAAACCGCACATGATCGCGACATGTTCGTCGTATCGTTTACTACCGACGGAGATCAGGATCTGGCAGCATTACTCACTAACAATGACATCACTATCAGCGCCAATAACGCTGAACCGCACCGCGCAACAGAAATACATTTGCTCGGATTATTTTCTGTTTGTGAATTGATTGATCAACAGCTCTTTGGAGGAGCAGGATAA
- a CDS encoding BON domain-containing protein: MVSLFRLFTAIMVASTLLAGCTNIIHATTDKPFQPDPSETPIGTDINDWQLETLIGVNIKKAHPTLEISHINVHAYNGVVLLTGEVPSNELRSLAGQTARDFRGVRQVYNELETKGVTSFLARTNDTWLTTKVKTKLIADNQVKASKLKVVTESGVIYLMGVVPRAIAERAANIASNTKGAQRVVKVIEYLD, translated from the coding sequence ATGGTTTCACTGTTTCGACTTTTCACCGCTATCATGGTTGCCAGCACACTGCTTGCAGGTTGCACCAATATTATTCATGCAACTACCGACAAGCCTTTCCAGCCAGACCCTTCGGAAACACCAATTGGCACTGACATTAATGATTGGCAGCTGGAAACCCTGATAGGCGTCAACATCAAGAAGGCTCACCCGACGCTTGAGATTTCCCATATCAATGTGCACGCCTATAACGGCGTGGTATTGCTCACCGGCGAAGTCCCCAGCAATGAGCTACGCAGTCTGGCCGGTCAGACTGCCAGAGATTTTCGTGGCGTCCGTCAAGTCTATAACGAACTGGAAACCAAGGGGGTAACCTCATTTCTCGCCAGAACCAACGATACCTGGTTGACCACGAAGGTAAAAACCAAACTGATTGCGGACAACCAGGTGAAAGCCAGTAAACTGAAGGTCGTTACGGAATCCGGCGTCATTTACCTGATGGGTGTGGTACCACGAGCAATCGCAGAACGAGCCGCCAATATTGCCAGCAATACTAAGGGGGCACAAAGAGTCGTTAAGGTTATTGAGTATCTCGACTAG
- a CDS encoding DUF3581 family protein has protein sequence MLTDLFYREADGKISFSRQQASDFAKQVADDFNPLHDEESKRFCVPGDLLFAVMLAKYGITRHMRFVFSGMVSDGIELILPDESPQLCIADHKGKEYLTIEHTGDNSRDSNLIDELTHSYVTFSGHTFPHVLVPLLEQKGVMINPDRPMVMYQSMLIDLHQLDFQGVRLELDKGKTVLDLQGKRGNICLAFNLISNGNVVGRGEKHMLLSGLVPYDQQAMDKIISDYAQWKRNYGSRLDA, from the coding sequence ATGCTAACAGACCTATTCTACAGAGAAGCTGATGGCAAAATCAGTTTCAGTCGTCAGCAGGCGAGTGATTTTGCCAAGCAGGTGGCAGATGATTTTAACCCCCTTCATGACGAAGAGTCGAAACGATTCTGTGTGCCTGGAGATTTGTTGTTTGCGGTAATGCTGGCCAAGTATGGCATCACGCGGCATATGCGGTTTGTTTTTTCCGGTATGGTGTCAGACGGTATTGAACTGATTCTGCCTGATGAGTCGCCACAGCTGTGTATAGCCGATCACAAAGGCAAGGAATACCTGACTATTGAGCACACCGGTGATAATAGCCGCGACTCGAATCTGATTGATGAGTTGACCCACAGCTACGTTACCTTCTCCGGACACACCTTTCCCCACGTACTGGTTCCCCTGTTGGAGCAAAAAGGCGTCATGATTAATCCCGATAGGCCGATGGTGATGTATCAAAGTATGCTGATTGATCTTCATCAGCTGGACTTTCAGGGTGTTCGCCTTGAATTGGATAAAGGTAAAACGGTTCTTGATTTGCAGGGCAAACGAGGCAATATTTGTTTGGCTTTCAATCTAATCAGTAATGGCAATGTGGTTGGACGCGGCGAAAAACACATGCTGTTAAGCGGGCTGGTGCCTTATGACCAGCAGGCGATGGACAAAATTATTAGTGACTATGCGCAGTGGAAGCGGAATTATGGTTCCCGGCTGGATGCTTGA
- a CDS encoding ClpXP protease specificity-enhancing factor: MTSNRPYLIRAFYEWIVDNDCTPYVVVDAYHSGVSVPQDYVSDGQIVLNLAPRATTGLEMTNQGISFSTRFGGVPTSIYLPVSAVMGIYARENGQGMVFQEEKLPEPARPMPVKVPPLDPEKKKDKSDDNPDKPTPPTGSGKTRPSLKVIK, translated from the coding sequence ATGACATCCAATCGTCCCTATCTTATCCGCGCATTTTATGAGTGGATAGTGGACAATGATTGTACGCCTTATGTGGTTGTGGACGCCTATCACTCCGGGGTTTCTGTTCCCCAGGATTATGTCAGCGACGGACAGATCGTGTTGAATCTGGCGCCGCGTGCGACCACTGGTCTGGAAATGACCAATCAGGGGATATCTTTCAGTACACGGTTTGGCGGTGTGCCTACCAGCATTTACCTCCCCGTTAGTGCAGTGATGGGTATTTACGCACGGGAAAACGGGCAGGGGATGGTGTTTCAGGAAGAAAAATTGCCAGAACCTGCGCGGCCCATGCCCGTCAAGGTGCCCCCGCTTGATCCTGAAAAGAAGAAAGACAAGAGCGATGACAACCCCGACAAGCCCACTCCACCGACAGGCAGTGGTAAAACACGCCCGTCACTGAAAGTGATCAAATAG
- a CDS encoding glutathione S-transferase N-terminal domain-containing protein — protein sequence MGVVTKRSSMIFYSNPICHYSHRVRIVLAEKGVTVDIEEVEGKIPQEVSELNPYNSLPTLIDRELALFETKVMMEYLDERFPHPPLLPVYPVARALSRQFIHRIENDWCTHVDTIVNKPELKSADKGRQELRDSLVTIAPIFSEKPYFMNEEFTLVDCCLAPVLWRLESMGITLPNNRQTKPLLAYMQRLFERDSFQESLTELEREMRP from the coding sequence ATGGGGGTTGTTACCAAACGATCTTCAATGATTTTTTATTCAAACCCGATTTGCCACTACAGTCATCGCGTCAGGATTGTATTGGCTGAGAAAGGGGTCACTGTTGATATTGAAGAAGTAGAAGGAAAAATTCCACAGGAAGTCAGCGAACTGAATCCCTATAACAGTCTGCCAACGCTTATTGACCGTGAGTTGGCTCTGTTTGAAACCAAAGTGATGATGGAATATCTCGATGAACGTTTTCCTCATCCGCCGCTGTTGCCTGTCTATCCGGTGGCCCGCGCCTTGAGTCGCCAGTTTATTCACCGAATCGAAAATGACTGGTGCACACATGTGGACACCATAGTGAACAAGCCAGAGTTGAAATCAGCGGATAAAGGTCGCCAGGAGTTGCGAGACAGCCTGGTCACGATTGCGCCGATTTTTTCTGAAAAGCCTTACTTCATGAATGAAGAGTTTACGCTGGTTGACTGTTGTCTTGCCCCCGTTCTGTGGCGTCTGGAAAGTATGGGAATCACACTCCCGAATAATCGCCAGACCAAGCCTCTGCTGGCTTATATGCAGCGCCTGTTTGAGCGAGACTCTTTCCAGGAAAGCCTCACGGAATTGGAAAGGGAGATGCGTCCATAA
- a CDS encoding ubiquinol-cytochrome c reductase, with product MNWLKSFGGWVDSRMPMLQVEWKKHMAEYYAPKNFNFWYFFGVLSMVVLVIQLITGIWLLMSFQGSAEQAFASVEYIMRDVDFGWIIRYAHSTGASAFFIVVYLHMFRGLLYGSYKAPRELVWIFGMAIYLALMAEAFLGYVLPWGQMSYWGAQVIISLFGAIPVVGDAIVEWVRGDYLISGITLNRFMSLHVVALPIVLLALVVMHILALHEVGSNNPDGVNIKANKDENGIPRDGIPFHPYYTVHDLVPIVVFLFVFCFILFFVPEMGGYFLEHANFEIANPLKTPEHIAPVWYFTPFYSMLRAVPDKLFGFITMGAAIAIMFVLPWLDRSPVKSIRYKGKVSRIAIVIFAASFIILGVLGVKSPTPSRTLLAQICTIIYFAYFLLMPFWTSREKTLAEPDRVTMSGGIGFWKSWGVFLIVVFLAWAPLKAVGAESGFDCGTIHCDSFEADLSDKASLQNGVKLFQNYCMGCHSAQYSRWERVASDLNIPKGLMMDNLVYADQKIGDLMQISMPADNAKRWFGATPPDLTLVARARSPEWLYTYLRNFYVDPNRPVGVNNKVFKDVGMPHAMLELQGLQDCAPGPVLAHNGGIKRDPLTSEEILDNPCGRYKIIEEGSLSPEEFDAAVYDLVNFLTYVAEPMAEQRKEIGIYVLLFLAFLFVWVWLLNREFWKGIH from the coding sequence ATGAACTGGCTAAAATCTTTCGGCGGTTGGGTCGACTCTCGCATGCCTATGTTGCAAGTCGAGTGGAAAAAACACATGGCGGAGTATTACGCGCCAAAGAATTTTAATTTCTGGTACTTCTTCGGCGTGTTGTCGATGGTCGTGCTGGTTATTCAGCTGATCACCGGTATATGGTTGTTAATGAGCTTTCAGGGTTCTGCAGAACAAGCCTTTGCTTCGGTTGAATACATTATGCGCGATGTGGATTTTGGCTGGATTATTCGCTACGCGCACTCTACAGGTGCTTCGGCATTCTTTATTGTCGTTTACCTGCATATGTTCCGCGGTTTGCTGTATGGCTCCTACAAGGCGCCTCGCGAACTGGTGTGGATCTTCGGTATGGCGATCTACCTGGCGCTAATGGCTGAAGCCTTCCTTGGTTATGTCTTGCCATGGGGTCAGATGTCTTACTGGGGTGCCCAGGTGATTATTTCCCTGTTTGGTGCGATTCCGGTAGTTGGCGACGCCATTGTTGAGTGGGTGCGCGGAGATTATCTGATTTCCGGTATTACTCTGAATCGTTTCATGTCATTGCACGTGGTTGCCTTGCCAATCGTACTGTTGGCACTGGTGGTGATGCATATTCTGGCATTGCACGAAGTTGGCTCAAACAACCCGGATGGTGTCAACATTAAGGCCAATAAGGATGAAAATGGCATCCCTCGTGATGGTATTCCTTTCCACCCTTATTACACGGTTCACGATCTGGTGCCGATCGTGGTATTTCTGTTTGTGTTCTGTTTTATCCTGTTCTTTGTGCCGGAAATGGGTGGCTACTTCCTGGAGCATGCGAACTTTGAAATTGCCAACCCGTTGAAAACACCCGAGCATATTGCGCCAGTGTGGTATTTCACGCCGTTCTACTCGATGTTGCGTGCGGTGCCGGATAAGCTGTTTGGTTTTATAACGATGGGTGCGGCTATCGCGATAATGTTTGTGTTGCCTTGGCTTGATCGCAGCCCGGTTAAATCCATCCGCTACAAAGGTAAAGTCAGCCGCATCGCTATCGTGATTTTTGCGGCTTCGTTTATCATTCTCGGTGTGCTGGGTGTTAAATCGCCTACGCCTTCGCGGACATTGCTGGCTCAGATCTGTACGATTATCTATTTCGCCTACTTCCTGCTGATGCCGTTCTGGACCAGCCGGGAAAAAACATTGGCTGAACCTGACCGGGTGACGATGAGTGGTGGAATAGGCTTCTGGAAATCCTGGGGTGTTTTTCTGATCGTGGTGTTCCTGGCTTGGGCGCCGCTAAAAGCGGTGGGTGCTGAATCAGGTTTCGACTGCGGCACTATTCACTGCGACAGTTTTGAGGCGGATTTGAGCGACAAGGCCTCTTTGCAAAATGGCGTGAAGTTATTTCAGAACTATTGCATGGGCTGTCACTCAGCCCAGTATTCCCGTTGGGAGAGGGTTGCCAGCGACTTGAATATTCCCAAGGGATTGATGATGGATAATCTTGTCTATGCTGATCAGAAGATTGGTGATCTGATGCAGATTTCCATGCCCGCTGACAACGCCAAACGCTGGTTCGGCGCCACACCTCCTGATTTAACGCTGGTTGCCCGTGCCCGTTCGCCCGAGTGGTTGTACACCTATCTGCGCAACTTCTATGTGGATCCAAATCGTCCCGTAGGTGTTAACAACAAGGTGTTTAAAGATGTGGGTATGCCCCATGCTATGCTGGAGCTGCAGGGTTTACAGGACTGTGCCCCGGGTCCGGTTCTGGCGCACAATGGTGGTATTAAACGCGACCCTCTGACTTCCGAGGAAATTCTGGATAATCCCTGCGGGCGCTACAAGATCATTGAAGAAGGCAGTCTGTCGCCGGAAGAATTTGACGCTGCCGTATATGATCTGGTGAACTTCCTGACCTACGTTGCAGAACCAATGGCTGAGCAACGCAAGGAAATCGGTATCTATGTTCTGCTGTTCCTGGCATTTCTGTTTGTCTGGGTGTGGTTGCTTAACCGGGAATTCTGGAAAGGTATTCACTAA
- the petA gene encoding ubiquinol-cytochrome c reductase iron-sulfur subunit, whose amino-acid sequence MNNDGINQSRRRFLTGATCVVGAAGVVGAAIPFVGSWQPSAKAKAAGAPVKANISKIEPGAMITVEWRGKPVYIVRRTPEALANLAKMDNRLRDPNSEASNQPQYVDAANRASREELLVLVGLCTHLGCAPMYRPDVGAQDLKGNDGEWMGGFFCPCHGSKFDLAGRVFQGVPAPTNLEVPPYAYESDDVIVIGVDEGAA is encoded by the coding sequence ATGAACAATGACGGTATTAACCAAAGTCGTCGCCGATTTCTGACTGGAGCCACTTGTGTTGTAGGGGCCGCCGGTGTAGTGGGTGCTGCAATTCCGTTTGTAGGTTCCTGGCAACCGAGCGCCAAGGCGAAAGCCGCAGGTGCGCCGGTTAAAGCCAATATTTCAAAGATTGAGCCGGGTGCAATGATCACTGTTGAGTGGCGTGGCAAACCGGTTTATATCGTGCGCCGGACGCCAGAAGCGCTGGCGAATCTCGCCAAGATGGATAATCGTCTGCGTGACCCGAATTCGGAAGCATCTAACCAGCCCCAGTATGTTGATGCGGCTAACCGCGCCTCTCGAGAAGAGTTGCTGGTGCTTGTGGGTCTCTGCACACACCTGGGTTGTGCGCCGATGTATCGCCCCGATGTTGGAGCCCAGGATCTGAAAGGTAATGACGGTGAGTGGATGGGCGGTTTTTTCTGTCCTTGCCACGGATCCAAGTTTGATCTTGCCGGACGAGTGTTTCAGGGGGTGCCAGCGCCGACGAACCTCGAAGTGCCGCCTTATGCCTATGAGAGCGACGATGTCATTGTTATCGGTGTAGACGAGGGAGCAGCATAA
- the rpsI gene encoding 30S ribosomal protein S9 has translation MADTQYYGTGRRKTSSARVFLENGSGNITINNRTIDQYFGREVARMIVRQPLELADMAEKFDLKVTVKGGGSFGQAGAIRHGIARALLQYDEELRSSLRKAGFLTRDARQVERKKVGLHKARKRPQFSKR, from the coding sequence ATGGCAGACACTCAATATTACGGTACTGGTCGTCGTAAAACTTCTTCAGCCAGGGTTTTTCTGGAGAATGGCAGCGGCAACATTACTATAAACAATCGCACTATCGATCAGTATTTTGGTCGTGAAGTGGCTCGTATGATCGTTCGTCAACCGCTTGAGCTGGCCGATATGGCTGAAAAGTTTGACTTGAAAGTTACCGTTAAAGGCGGTGGCAGCTTTGGTCAGGCGGGTGCTATTCGTCATGGTATTGCTCGCGCACTGTTGCAGTACGATGAAGAGTTGCGCTCTTCGCTGCGCAAAGCTGGCTTTTTGACACGTGATGCCCGTCAGGTTGAGCGTAAAAAGGTCGGATTGCACAAAGCGCGGAAACGTCCTCAGTTCTCAAAACGTTAA
- the rplM gene encoding 50S ribosomal protein L13, with protein sequence MKTFSAKNETVQRDWLLVDAADKTLGRLAVDIATRLRGKHKPEYTPHVDTGDYIVVINAEKVRVTGNKAKGKIYHSHTGYPGGLKSISFEKLIEKAPERVIQNAVKGMLPKGPLGRAMFKKLKIYAGEEHPHAAQQPQELNI encoded by the coding sequence ATGAAAACATTTAGCGCCAAGAATGAAACTGTACAGCGCGACTGGCTGCTCGTCGATGCGGCGGACAAGACTCTGGGTCGTCTGGCGGTTGATATTGCCACTCGCCTGCGTGGCAAGCACAAGCCCGAATATACGCCTCACGTGGATACCGGTGATTACATCGTCGTGATCAATGCTGAAAAGGTGCGCGTTACGGGTAACAAGGCAAAAGGCAAGATTTATCACAGTCACACCGGTTATCCGGGTGGGCTGAAGTCTATCAGCTTCGAAAAGTTGATCGAGAAGGCACCTGAGCGTGTGATACAGAATGCAGTGAAGGGCATGTTGCCAAAAGGTCCTCTGGGCCGCGCCATGTTCAAGAAACTGAAAATTTATGCCGGTGAAGAGCATCCACATGCTGCTCAGCAACCGCAAGAACTGAATATCTGA
- a CDS encoding cell division protein ZapE, with protein MSPIERYQRDLLKKGFNHDPSQQQAVEHLQSLYERLLVAVARDSVPKGFLALFRRHKKQLQPERGLYFWGGVGRGKTYLMDNFYESLPFDRKMRVHFHRFMRRVHQELKNMPVQSDPLEVVADRIAAETRVICFDEFFVSDITDAMILGSLLKMLFRRGVTLVATSNIVPAGLYPNGLQRQRFLPAIALLEEHTVVVNVDGGVDYRLRALERAELFHAPLGDQAEQALMSAFRSLVPAVGEVHKEERLDIEGRSLITRYVGEDVVWFDFPAICDGPRSQNDYIEIAREFHAVLVGNVPQMGRSTDDQARRFVNMVDEFYDRNVKLVLSAEVPLEQLYTEGKLSFEFQRTTSRLLEMQSHEYLARPHMP; from the coding sequence TTGTCCCCCATAGAGAGATATCAGCGCGACCTGTTGAAAAAGGGTTTTAATCATGACCCTTCTCAACAGCAAGCCGTTGAGCACTTGCAGTCTCTCTACGAGCGTTTGTTGGTAGCTGTTGCACGCGATAGCGTTCCAAAAGGGTTTCTGGCGTTGTTCCGCCGACACAAAAAGCAGCTGCAGCCAGAGAGGGGGCTCTACTTCTGGGGTGGTGTGGGCCGCGGCAAAACCTATCTGATGGACAATTTTTATGAGAGCCTGCCATTTGATCGAAAAATGCGGGTTCATTTTCATCGATTTATGCGCAGGGTTCATCAGGAACTGAAAAATATGCCAGTGCAGTCGGACCCTCTGGAGGTTGTTGCCGACAGGATTGCAGCTGAAACCCGGGTTATTTGTTTTGATGAATTTTTTGTTTCTGATATTACCGATGCCATGATCCTGGGCTCATTGCTGAAGATGTTGTTCCGAAGAGGTGTGACGCTGGTGGCTACATCCAATATTGTGCCTGCTGGCCTGTACCCCAATGGCTTGCAGCGGCAACGGTTTTTACCTGCTATTGCACTGCTTGAAGAGCACACGGTTGTGGTGAATGTGGATGGCGGGGTGGATTACAGGTTGAGAGCGCTGGAACGAGCGGAGTTATTTCATGCTCCGCTGGGTGACCAGGCTGAACAGGCATTAATGAGTGCATTTCGGAGTTTGGTGCCTGCAGTTGGTGAGGTGCATAAGGAGGAGCGTCTGGATATCGAAGGGCGTAGTCTGATCACCCGTTACGTTGGTGAAGATGTGGTCTGGTTTGACTTTCCGGCAATTTGTGACGGGCCGCGCAGTCAGAATGACTACATTGAAATTGCCCGTGAATTTCATGCTGTACTGGTGGGTAACGTGCCGCAAATGGGCCGTTCAACAGACGATCAGGCGCGGCGCTTTGTCAACATGGTCGATGAATTCTATGATCGCAATGTCAAGCTGGTGTTGTCGGCTGAGGTTCCGCTTGAGCAGCTGTACACAGAGGGTAAGCTGAGTTTCGAGTTTCAGCGCACGACGAGCCGGTTGTTGGAAATGCAGTCGCACGAGTATCTGGCCAGGCCGCACATGCCTTGA
- a CDS encoding YhcB family protein — MDISTLFIALAALALGLVIGFLLTRTLHPQEKQRKEVEEQLQQVRQEHKDYQHKVTEHFITTSTLVNDMTESYRGLHEHLAASAMHLTNPEISRQMIEAGYGRISGDIASETLARTVSSEIPSPPKDYAPKVPGGVLSEDYGLEDSSDFPPNPKGNPKKDKPAKKLNDELNDDPTLKVG, encoded by the coding sequence TTGGACATTTCAACGTTATTTATCGCTCTGGCAGCACTGGCGCTGGGGCTAGTTATAGGCTTTTTACTGACTCGCACCCTGCACCCCCAGGAGAAGCAGCGCAAGGAAGTGGAAGAACAACTGCAGCAAGTGCGGCAAGAGCACAAAGACTACCAGCACAAAGTCACCGAGCACTTTATCACTACCTCAACATTGGTCAACGACATGACTGAAAGCTACCGCGGCCTGCACGAGCATCTGGCCGCCAGCGCCATGCACCTGACCAACCCTGAAATCAGTCGCCAGATGATCGAAGCCGGCTACGGCAGAATATCCGGCGATATCGCCAGCGAAACCCTTGCTCGCACCGTATCGTCCGAGATACCTTCACCACCAAAAGACTATGCACCCAAAGTACCTGGCGGCGTACTTAGCGAAGACTACGGCCTGGAAGACAGCAGCGATTTTCCGCCCAACCCAAAGGGCAACCCCAAAAAGGACAAACCGGCAAAAAAACTGAACGACGAACTGAATGACGACCCAACATTGAAGGTAGGCTAG
- a CDS encoding trypsin-like peptidase domain-containing protein — protein sequence MSYLLRFIRYIGWPTISGLLAAAVVLLLFPQLLENNRDQVVTDELAPDGASWTGPISYSEAVRRAAPSVVNIYTQKEITRARHPLLDDPFFRRFFNSSNLPQQKRMQSSLGSGVILGKEGYVLTNNHVVAGADQIIALLHDGREAKALVVGNDPETDLAVIKIEADNLTPISIGDPSQAKVGDVVLAIGNPFGVGQSVSQGIISATGRNGLGLNTFENFIQTDAAINPGNSGGALVDAFGNLLGINSAILDRTGYSVGIGFAIPADTAIKILEDIVQYGRVIRGWLGVEARPLSQQMAQRLGLNPPQGLLITNIQGNSPAQLAGIQPGDIITRINNRWAGDNNRSMSLIAQLSPGDPVQLEVWRDGEEINVMAVAGTRPTPN from the coding sequence TTGTCTTATCTATTACGCTTCATCCGTTACATTGGCTGGCCCACTATCAGTGGGCTGCTGGCTGCTGCCGTTGTTCTGCTGCTATTTCCACAGCTCCTGGAAAACAACCGGGATCAGGTAGTAACCGATGAGCTGGCACCCGATGGCGCCAGCTGGACAGGCCCAATCTCCTACTCGGAAGCGGTCAGGCGAGCAGCACCGTCTGTTGTCAACATATACACCCAGAAAGAAATCACTCGAGCCAGACACCCGCTGCTGGACGACCCCTTTTTCAGGCGGTTTTTCAACAGCAGCAATCTGCCTCAGCAAAAGCGTATGCAATCGTCACTCGGGTCTGGCGTCATCCTCGGCAAAGAAGGTTATGTACTAACCAACAACCATGTAGTTGCCGGTGCCGACCAGATAATTGCACTTTTACACGATGGCCGGGAAGCCAAAGCCCTGGTGGTTGGCAATGACCCGGAAACCGATCTTGCGGTTATTAAAATAGAAGCAGACAATCTCACGCCTATCAGCATTGGTGATCCTTCTCAGGCAAAAGTAGGCGATGTAGTACTGGCAATAGGCAACCCTTTCGGAGTCGGGCAATCTGTCTCCCAGGGCATTATCAGCGCTACCGGCAGAAATGGTTTGGGTTTAAATACCTTTGAAAACTTCATTCAAACTGATGCCGCGATTAACCCCGGCAATTCCGGCGGCGCACTGGTGGATGCCTTTGGCAACCTGCTGGGAATAAACTCAGCCATTCTCGACCGTACCGGCTACTCAGTCGGCATCGGCTTTGCTATCCCTGCCGATACAGCCATCAAGATTCTGGAAGATATTGTTCAATATGGCCGTGTCATCCGGGGCTGGCTGGGAGTGGAAGCCAGACCATTGAGCCAGCAAATGGCTCAACGCCTGGGCCTCAACCCACCACAGGGCCTCTTGATTACCAACATTCAAGGCAACAGCCCGGCTCAACTGGCTGGCATTCAACCCGGAGACATTATCACCCGCATCAATAATCGCTGGGCGGGCGATAACAACCGGAGCATGAGTCTTATTGCGCAGCTTTCGCCGGGCGATCCGGTGCAGCTGGAAGTATGGCGCGATGGAGAAGAAATCAATGTTATGGCGGTGGCAGGCACTCGACCAACACCAAACTAA